The following proteins come from a genomic window of Archocentrus centrarchus isolate MPI-CPG fArcCen1 chromosome 3, fArcCen1, whole genome shotgun sequence:
- the LOC115776119 gene encoding uncharacterized protein LOC115776119: protein MSLTDTSSGSLQQSSGISTGSSALSYANAEPPDHMNDEPPTTKAVHDVLAKIFPNIQLISPLTTTTTSPLTQFMNMQNNDLCSAPYSPCGVQANDTSSGSSIFENKTYSLLIPGCAHQAMTNNSEFKVKAEMPCDSDYHPSRSDMERRPDQKVPACQVPAQQDSVSSLMQADMSYQPCNGDSGRFSCAEDSSLSSISSGTNTSDSCDLTSRAEVEFESSDEIVSGKAKLCEEVTICDECPCYGFVPRGSHSFLAMDEDYQAVPGLLLEQGSGGHKEILDRYKEESFKKAPQSILSQVFPDFINSVQDGQHLSQLQIPFSSLMLADHSLPVITDSGYQSV from the coding sequence ATGTCACTGACAGACACCAGCAGTGGGAGTCTTCAGCAAAGCAGTGGGATCAGCACAGGCTCCTCCGCTCTCAGTTATGCAAATGCTGAACCCCCCGACCATATGAATGATGAACCTCCTACCACTAAAGCTGTCCATGATGTGCTTGCTAAAATCTTTCCGAATATTCAGCTGATATCACCAttgaccaccaccaccaccagtccCCTTACACAATTTATGAATATGCAGAACAATGatttatgctcagctccctaCAGTCCATGTGGTGTCCAAGCTAATGACACAAGTTCAGGATCATcgatatttgaaaataaaacctaTTCCCTCCTCATTCCCGGCTGTGCTCATCAGGCTATGACAAACAACTCAGAGTTCAAGGTGAAGGCTGAAATGCCTTGTGACTCTGATTATCATCCCAGTAGGAGCGACATGGAGAGACGTCCTGATCAAAAGGTACCAGCTTGTCAAGTTCCTGCACAACAAGATTCTGTTTCATCGCTAATGCAAGCAGACATGTCATATCAACCCTGCAATGGAGATTCTGGGAGATTTTCATGTGCAGAAGACTCCAGCTTGTCCTCCATCTCTAGTGGGACCAACACATCTGATTCTTGTGATCTTACATCCAGAGCTGAGGTTGAGTTTGAGAGCTCCGATGAGATAGTCAGTGGTAAAGCGAAACTGTGTGAAGAGGTCACTATATGTGATGAATGTCCCTGTTATGGCTTTGTGCCCAGAGGGTCACACAGCTTTCTTGCAATGGATGAAGACTACCAAGCAGTCCCGGGTCTGCTTTTAGAGCAGGGAAGTGGTGGGCACAAAGAAATTTTGGACAGGTATAAAGAGGAATCATTTAAAAAGGCTCCTCAAAGCATCTTAAGCCAAGTTTTTCCAGATTTCATTAACAGTGTTCAGGATGGGCAGCATCTCTCTCAGCTCCAAATACCTTTTTCCTCTTTGATGCTTGCTGACCACTCTTTGCCAGTAATCACAGACAGTGGCTATCAAAGTGTGTAG